In Natronolimnobius baerhuensis, a single window of DNA contains:
- a CDS encoding pyridoxamine 5'-phosphate oxidase family protein, with amino-acid sequence MPLAHVRHSEMTVDELTDHGMERMDDEAITQFLATHSLGVLGLPTEPTPYLLPMSYGFDGESQLYFVYVTGTDSEKASLSDRANVASFLVYSAETMFHWQSVSVTGSIRPLSDADYDDLTDAQAPTWRPELFEAAGTSETTTIYSLEIDDWSGIRHAIEPPAYTERSSRDDPD; translated from the coding sequence ATGCCGCTTGCGCACGTTCGACACAGCGAGATGACTGTCGACGAACTCACCGACCACGGGATGGAACGAATGGATGACGAGGCGATCACGCAGTTTCTCGCCACCCACAGCCTCGGTGTCCTTGGACTGCCGACCGAGCCGACGCCGTACCTGCTGCCGATGTCCTACGGCTTCGATGGCGAGTCACAGTTGTACTTCGTCTACGTCACCGGCACCGACAGCGAGAAAGCATCGCTCTCCGACCGCGCCAACGTCGCCAGCTTTCTCGTCTACAGCGCCGAGACGATGTTTCACTGGCAAAGCGTCTCCGTGACTGGTTCGATTCGGCCGCTCTCGGACGCCGACTACGACGACCTCACTGACGCCCAGGCACCGACGTGGCGGCCGGAACTCTTCGAAGCCGCAGGCACCAGCGAGACGACCACGATCTACAGCCTCGAAATCGACGACTGGTCGGGGATCCGCCACGCCATCGAGCCACCGGCGTACACCGAACGCTCGAGTCGTGACGATCCTGACTGA
- a CDS encoding SGNH/GDSL hydrolase family protein gives MSSEEYPSVSLHNVAETVPAEWDADGERLLRVPESVGAKLNDGARDRLRHATNGEIRFVPETDDSEIEITLSASERTEIRVFWGEFQPWQALEIESTPTTLTLDVPDRLRDLGDDVPTGRFDPRVCRIRFERFTPVAIHDVAGDCRPPASEELPAARYLAYGTSITEGAKASATHLSYVSRVARHCGYDALNLGCSGSAYCEPELADYIAGREDWDVATLALSVNMANAEFTPAEFRERADYFANTIAAAHQEKPIVCVTLFPYFADLTANGDAAHADAFRGALRDVVDATPHENVSLVDGSDLLTATDLTWDVLHPSDRGMDTLAEALSSHLETVTE, from the coding sequence ATGAGCTCCGAGGAGTATCCGTCCGTCTCGTTGCACAACGTGGCAGAGACGGTACCAGCCGAGTGGGATGCGGACGGTGAGCGACTGCTGCGCGTCCCCGAGTCCGTTGGTGCTAAACTGAACGACGGAGCACGCGACCGACTCCGACACGCGACGAACGGCGAGATCCGATTCGTTCCCGAAACCGACGATAGCGAGATTGAGATTACGCTGTCTGCGTCCGAGCGGACGGAGATTCGTGTTTTCTGGGGTGAGTTCCAGCCGTGGCAAGCCCTCGAGATTGAGTCGACGCCGACGACGCTCACGTTGGACGTTCCCGACCGCCTGCGCGATCTGGGAGACGACGTTCCGACTGGTCGGTTCGATCCTCGAGTCTGTCGGATCCGGTTCGAGCGCTTTACGCCAGTCGCGATTCACGACGTGGCGGGAGACTGTCGCCCACCCGCGTCAGAGGAACTACCGGCAGCGCGGTATCTCGCGTACGGCACGTCGATCACGGAGGGCGCGAAAGCGTCCGCGACGCACCTGAGTTACGTCTCGCGGGTTGCACGCCACTGCGGGTACGACGCGCTCAATCTCGGCTGTTCGGGCTCGGCATACTGCGAACCTGAACTGGCGGACTACATCGCAGGCCGTGAGGACTGGGACGTTGCCACCCTCGCGCTCTCGGTCAATATGGCCAACGCGGAGTTCACTCCCGCTGAGTTCCGCGAGCGCGCTGACTACTTCGCAAACACGATTGCTGCGGCCCACCAGGAGAAACCGATTGTCTGCGTGACGCTGTTTCCGTACTTCGCGGATCTCACCGCCAACGGCGACGCTGCCCACGCCGACGCCTTCCGCGGTGCACTGCGGGACGTTGTCGACGCCACACCACACGAGAACGTCTCGCTCGTCGACGGCAGCGACCTCCTGACTGCGACGGACCTCACCTGGGACGTGCTCCACCCCAGCGACCGCGGTATGGACACACTCGCTGAGGCTCTTTCGAGCCACCTCGAGACCGTCACCGAGTGA
- a CDS encoding sugar phosphate isomerase/epimerase family protein, translating to MDCGLTVGDSLDRLDETLEGFDFAEFTLGEGVDTDTIDADRLESSLEAANTSLCVHLPFKQDVVTPVPEINDAIIAYLRQLLEWAGSVGAQKAVLHGTARNPHDTDLRPLFADQLEAIGEAAADCGVELVVENVGHQKRGLPLTVLGDLARETNTAVCFDVGHAYMEDGNDGVKRFASQYGDLVSHLHVHDARSRGDTHLPIGAGEIDYDIISEYFAGFDGTVAVEVFTDDVPLLRDTADRVTDCLEIE from the coding sequence ATGGACTGTGGCCTCACCGTCGGCGACTCGCTCGACCGACTGGACGAGACGCTCGAGGGCTTTGACTTTGCAGAGTTCACGCTCGGCGAGGGCGTGGACACGGACACAATCGACGCTGATCGTCTCGAGTCGAGTCTCGAGGCGGCGAACACGTCGCTGTGCGTGCATCTGCCGTTCAAGCAGGACGTCGTGACACCGGTTCCTGAAATCAACGACGCGATTATCGCGTATCTGCGGCAGTTACTCGAGTGGGCTGGCTCGGTTGGTGCGCAGAAAGCGGTGTTGCACGGGACGGCTCGAAATCCACATGACACCGACTTGCGGCCGCTCTTTGCCGACCAACTCGAGGCGATTGGCGAGGCGGCAGCGGACTGCGGCGTCGAACTCGTCGTCGAGAACGTCGGCCATCAGAAACGCGGGCTGCCGTTGACCGTCCTCGGTGATCTCGCTCGAGAAACGAACACGGCGGTCTGTTTCGACGTCGGCCACGCCTACATGGAAGACGGCAACGACGGTGTCAAACGGTTCGCCTCGCAGTATGGCGACCTCGTGTCGCATCTGCACGTCCACGACGCACGCAGCCGTGGTGATACGCACCTCCCGATTGGTGCCGGTGAGATAGACTATGATATCATCTCGGAGTACTTTGCGGGCTTCGATGGGACCGTCGCAGTCGAGGTGTTCACCGACGATGTCCCGCTTCTCCGTGATACGGCCGACCGAGTGACGGACTGCCTCGAGATCGAGTGA